TTTCGTGAACCCTCGTTTGGGCAGGGCCACGTGGTGGACTTCATCGCACTGCCCAACTTCGCAATTTTCAACATTGCAGACACCTGTGTGGTCTCCGGCGTGATTCTCGTCTGCCTGTTGACGCTGCGGGGAGTGGGCCTGGACGGAGTGCGGACTCCTTCAGGCACGGCGCCGGAAACGGGCAGCACCGAGGAAATCGGCACCAAAGACATAAAGAACGGCAAAGACAACAAATGAACGAGATTCACACCGTCCTGCAGATTCCGGATGAGGCTGACGGAGGAAGAGCGGATGCCGTCCTCGCCAAGCTCCTGGATGTCTCCCGCTCCACCGCAGCCACCTGGTTTACCGACGGCTACTTCAGCATGAACGGCCGGTCGCTGGGAAAGTCCGACCGCCTTTCGGCCGGAGACCGGGTGAGCGTTGACATTCCCGAGCAGCGTGACCCGCTCGCCGTCGTCGTTGAACCGGTGGAAGGCCTGAAGATCCTGGCCGACGACGACCACTTTGTGGTCATCGACAAGCCTGTGGGTGTGGCCGCGCATCCCTCGCCCGGCTGGGTGGGCCCCACCGTGGTGGGCGGACTGGCTGCCGCCGGCTACCGCATTTCCACCTCCGGGTCCCCTGAGCGGCAGGGCATCGTCCACCGCCTCGACGTGGGAACGTCCGGCGCCATGGTGGTCGCCAAGACCGAACACGCCTACACGCTGCTGAAGCAGGCCTTCAAGGAACGCACCGTGGAGAAGATGTACCACGCCGTGGTCCAGGGCCTGCCGGATCCGCTGCGGGGGACCATCGACGCGCCGATCGGCCGCCACCCCTCCTATGACTGGCGCTTTGCAGTGCTGGAAGGCGGACGGCCCTCCGTTACCCACTATGAGGTGCTCGAAGCCTTTGGCAAGGCGTCCCTGGTGGAGGTGCATCTGGAGACCGGGCGCACCCACCAGATCCGGGTGCATTTCTCCGCCCTCAAGCACCCCTGTGCCGGAGATCTCACCTACGGTGCGGAGGCTAAGCTTGCGGCCGAGCTGGGCCTGACCCGGCAGTGGCTGCATGCCCGCAAACTGGCGTTTGCACACCCCGGCACCGGTGAACGCGTGGAAGTTATCAGCGAATACCCGCAGGATCTTCAGTACGCACTGGATGCCCTGCAGCGCGGCGACGTCTGAGGCTTCCGCCCGGAAGTGACGAGGCTGTCAGCCGGACGGCGGCGTGCCGTCCGGCTGCCGCTTTAACCCGGCCTAGAATGGTTCGGTGGCTTCAGCAACTTCTTCGAAATCGTTTGTCCATCTTCACAACCACACCGAGTACTCCATGTTGGACGGCGCAGCCCGCCTGACGGACCTCTTCAGCCACGCTGAAGAACTCGGCATGAACGCCGTGGCAACCACGGACCACGGATTCGTGTTCGGAGCTTTCGACTTCTGGAACAAGGCACGCAACGCCGGCATCAAGCCCATTGTGGGTGTTGAAGCCTACCTGACGCCGGGAACCGCACGGTCGGACAAAACCCGTGTGAAGTGGGGCGACGGCGGACGCAACGATGTCTCCGGTGCCGGCGCCTACACCCACATGACCATGTGGGCGGAGACC
This genomic interval from Arthrobacter sunyaminii contains the following:
- a CDS encoding RluA family pseudouridine synthase, which translates into the protein MNEIHTVLQIPDEADGGRADAVLAKLLDVSRSTAATWFTDGYFSMNGRSLGKSDRLSAGDRVSVDIPEQRDPLAVVVEPVEGLKILADDDHFVVIDKPVGVAAHPSPGWVGPTVVGGLAAAGYRISTSGSPERQGIVHRLDVGTSGAMVVAKTEHAYTLLKQAFKERTVEKMYHAVVQGLPDPLRGTIDAPIGRHPSYDWRFAVLEGGRPSVTHYEVLEAFGKASLVEVHLETGRTHQIRVHFSALKHPCAGDLTYGAEAKLAAELGLTRQWLHARKLAFAHPGTGERVEVISEYPQDLQYALDALQRGDV